Proteins from a genomic interval of Sinobacterium norvegicum:
- a CDS encoding acyl-CoA dehydrogenase family protein, whose translation MFVDYSEDQKALRKELREYFAKLITPEVRNEIRGKESGELYDRLISTMGKDGWLAIGWPKQYGGQGRSAADQLTFFEEAILAGAPIPFVTLNTVGPALMDYGSDAHKEKFLPGIANGTAHFAIGYTEPSAGTDLATLGTSAVKDGEYWVINGTKVFTSGAEGADYVWLAARTDHDAPKHKGITMFILDTKSEGFSYAPIHTVGGFRTNMTYYENVRVHESMVVGELNQGWKLITAQLNHERIGLAAWGINGWKLYQRTLDWAREEHNGQRVIDDVAVQNSLAEVYSRLEAMRLLNSRMSWDLSENRLHPALASAVKVYSTEYVIEVCRSLMDIIGANSLVRAGSSTTQLLGDLEHEYRRCQINTYGGGVNEIQRGLVANFGLGMPRHR comes from the coding sequence ATGTTTGTCGATTACAGCGAAGACCAAAAAGCATTACGCAAAGAGCTACGCGAATACTTTGCCAAGCTAATCACCCCGGAAGTGCGCAATGAGATCCGCGGCAAAGAGAGCGGCGAGCTTTATGACCGCCTGATCTCAACCATGGGTAAGGATGGTTGGTTAGCCATCGGTTGGCCCAAACAGTACGGCGGCCAAGGCCGCTCTGCCGCCGATCAACTGACCTTCTTCGAAGAGGCGATTCTGGCCGGTGCACCGATCCCGTTTGTCACCCTCAACACCGTTGGCCCAGCGTTAATGGATTACGGCAGCGATGCCCACAAAGAGAAATTCCTACCGGGTATTGCCAACGGTACTGCTCACTTCGCCATCGGTTATACCGAGCCAAGTGCCGGTACCGATTTGGCGACACTGGGCACCAGCGCCGTTAAAGATGGCGAGTACTGGGTAATCAACGGCACCAAGGTATTTACTTCTGGCGCCGAAGGTGCGGACTACGTGTGGCTGGCTGCGCGTACCGATCACGATGCACCCAAGCACAAAGGCATCACCATGTTCATTCTTGATACCAAGAGTGAAGGCTTTAGCTATGCCCCTATTCATACCGTTGGCGGTTTCCGCACTAATATGACCTATTACGAGAACGTTCGCGTTCACGAGTCAATGGTGGTCGGTGAGCTTAACCAGGGCTGGAAGCTAATTACCGCGCAGCTAAACCACGAGCGTATCGGCTTGGCTGCCTGGGGCATCAACGGCTGGAAGCTCTATCAGCGCACCCTCGACTGGGCCCGCGAAGAGCACAACGGTCAACGTGTTATCGACGATGTGGCGGTACAGAACAGCCTGGCCGAGGTGTATAGCCGCCTTGAGGCAATGCGTCTGCTGAACTCTCGTATGTCGTGGGATTTGAGCGAAAACCGCCTACACCCGGCACTCGCCTCAGCGGTTAAGGTTTACTCGACCGAGTATGTGATTGAGGTCTGTCGCTCGCTGATGGACATCATCGGTGCCAACTCGCTGGTTCGCGCAGGCTCCTCGACCACGCAACTGCTGGGTGATCTCGAGCACGAATATCGTCGCTGTCAGATCAACACCTACGGCGGTGGTGTTAACGAGATCCAACGCGGTCTGGTTGCCAACTTCGGTCTGGGTATGCCTCGCCACCGTTAA